Proteins encoded together in one Camarhynchus parvulus chromosome 12, STF_HiC, whole genome shotgun sequence window:
- the SLMAP gene encoding sarcolemmal membrane-associated protein isoform X1: MDDQDLNEPIVKVALLKDELQGAQSETEAKQEIQQLHKELIEAQELARTSKQKCFELQALLEEERKAYRVQVEESNKQINALQAQLRRLQEEIENLRKEKENEISATRNELVSAQNEILSLQKVAEKAASERDTDISALQAELQTVRAELDRWRNDASDYEKEIVNLQSRFRLKCQQCEEQQREEASRLKDELEKLKAEWIALEAECVKLRKENTSLTSELQRQEKELSSSQKQSLALTSDISVLEMSRKELENQMGSLREKHQRDAASLKTQLSEAESQAKDFQKEYERTQTVLSELKAKYEVAEQQNQSLTEELKQCKENLKLLQEKGNNRQWPWMPVMAALVAVTAVVLYPGLTRASP, translated from the exons ATGAATTGCAGGGTGCACAATCAGAGACTGAGGCTAAGCAAGAAATTCAGCAACTGCATAAGGAGCTGATTGAAGCCCAAGAGCTAGCTAGGACAAGTaaacaaaaatgctttgaacTTCAAG CTCTcttggaagaagagagaaaagcataTCGAGTGCAAGTTGAAGAATCCAACAAGCAAATAAATGCTCTGCaag CTCAGTTGCGAAGGTTACAAGAAGAAATTGAGAATCTTCgcaaggagaaggagaatgAAATTTCAGCCACTCGAAATGAACTAGTCAGTGCTCAAAATGAGATTCTGTCACTTCAAAAAGTAGCAGAAAAAGCAGCCTCAGAACGAGACACAGATATTTCTGCCTTGCAAGCTGAGCTGCAGACGGTGCGAGCGGAGCTTGACCGCTGGAGGAACGATGCCTCGGactatgaaaaagaaattgtcaATCTGCAATCCCGGTTTCGGCTCAAGTGCCAgcagtgtgaggagcagcagagggaggaggcCTCTCGCCTGAAAG ATGAACTTGAAAAGTTGAAGGCAGAGTGGATTGCTCTGGAAGCTGAATGTGTTAAactgaggaaggaaaatacTTCACTTACGTCTGAACTTCAGAGACAAGAGAAGGAGCTTTCTAG ctctCAGAAACAGAGTTTAGCGCTAACCAGCGATATAAGTGTTCTTGAAATGTCTCGGAAGGAACTTGAAAATCAGATGGGATCGTTGAGAGAAAAACATCAACGGGATGCAGCCAGTCTGAAAACTCAACTCAGTGAAGCTGAAAGTCAAGCAAAAGATTTTCAGAAAGAG TATGAAAGAACACAGACTGTGCTCTCAGAGCTGAAGGCCAAGTATGAGGTGGCTGAACAACAAAACCAGTCACTCACGGAGGAGCTCAAACAATGTAAAGAAAACCTGAAGCTGctacaagaaaaaggaaacaat AGACAATGGCCTTGGATGCCTGTGATGGCAGCTTTGGTTGCTGTAACAGCCGTGGTGCTGTACCCAGGCCTAACCAGAGCTTCTCCATGA
- the SLMAP gene encoding sarcolemmal membrane-associated protein isoform X2 — protein sequence MDDQDLNEPIVKVALLKDELQGAQSETEAKQEIQQLHKELIEAQELARTSKQKCFELQALLEEERKAYRVQVEESNKQINALQAQLRRLQEEIENLRKEKENEISATRNELVSAQNEILSLQKVAEKAASERDTDISALQAELQTVRAELDRWRNDASDYEKEIVNLQSRFRLKCQQCEEQQREEASRLKDELEKLKAEWIALEAECVKLRKENTSLTSELQRQEKELSSSQKQSLALTSDISVLEMSRKELENQMGSLREKHQRDAASLKTQLSEAESQAKDFQKEYERTQTVLSELKAKYEVAEQQNQSLTEELKQCKENLKLLQEKGNNPSILQPVPAVFIGLILAFLYWCYGPLW from the exons ATGAATTGCAGGGTGCACAATCAGAGACTGAGGCTAAGCAAGAAATTCAGCAACTGCATAAGGAGCTGATTGAAGCCCAAGAGCTAGCTAGGACAAGTaaacaaaaatgctttgaacTTCAAG CTCTcttggaagaagagagaaaagcataTCGAGTGCAAGTTGAAGAATCCAACAAGCAAATAAATGCTCTGCaag CTCAGTTGCGAAGGTTACAAGAAGAAATTGAGAATCTTCgcaaggagaaggagaatgAAATTTCAGCCACTCGAAATGAACTAGTCAGTGCTCAAAATGAGATTCTGTCACTTCAAAAAGTAGCAGAAAAAGCAGCCTCAGAACGAGACACAGATATTTCTGCCTTGCAAGCTGAGCTGCAGACGGTGCGAGCGGAGCTTGACCGCTGGAGGAACGATGCCTCGGactatgaaaaagaaattgtcaATCTGCAATCCCGGTTTCGGCTCAAGTGCCAgcagtgtgaggagcagcagagggaggaggcCTCTCGCCTGAAAG ATGAACTTGAAAAGTTGAAGGCAGAGTGGATTGCTCTGGAAGCTGAATGTGTTAAactgaggaaggaaaatacTTCACTTACGTCTGAACTTCAGAGACAAGAGAAGGAGCTTTCTAG ctctCAGAAACAGAGTTTAGCGCTAACCAGCGATATAAGTGTTCTTGAAATGTCTCGGAAGGAACTTGAAAATCAGATGGGATCGTTGAGAGAAAAACATCAACGGGATGCAGCCAGTCTGAAAACTCAACTCAGTGAAGCTGAAAGTCAAGCAAAAGATTTTCAGAAAGAG TATGAAAGAACACAGACTGTGCTCTCAGAGCTGAAGGCCAAGTATGAGGTGGCTGAACAACAAAACCAGTCACTCACGGAGGAGCTCAAACAATGTAAAGAAAACCTGAAGCTGctacaagaaaaaggaaacaat CCTTCCATATTACAACCCGTCCCAGCCGTATTCATCGGCCTAATCCTGGCTTTCCTGTATTGGTGTTACGGCCCATTGTGGTAG